A region of Athene noctua chromosome 12, bAthNoc1.hap1.1, whole genome shotgun sequence DNA encodes the following proteins:
- the LARS1 gene encoding leucine--tRNA ligase, cytoplasmic isoform X1, translating into MAERKGTAKVDFLKKIEKEIQQKWDDERIFETDASDGQNQKSQGKYFVTFPYPYMNGRLHLGHTFSLSKCEFAVGYQRLKGKNCLFPFGLHCTGMPIKACADKLKREMELYGCPPEFPDEEEEEEENSAKKEEEIIIKDKAKGKKSKAAAKTGSSKYQWGIMKSLGLSDEEVVSFSEAEHWLEYFPPLAVQDLKSMGLKVDWRRSFITTDVNPYYDSFVRWQFLTLKERNKIKFGKRYTIYSPKDGQPCMDHDRQTGEGVGPQEYTLIKMKVLDPYPAKLSGLRGKNIFLVAATLRPETMFGQTNCWVRPDMKYIGFETGTGDIFICTQRAARNMSYQGFTKDNGVVPVVKELMGEEILGAALSAPLTTYRVIYVLPMLTIKEDKGTGVVTSVPSDSPDDIAALRDLKKKQAMRVKYGIKDEMVLPFEPVPIIEIPGYGNLCAQSVCDELKIQSQNDREKLAEAKERVYLKAFYEGVMLVDGFKGQKVQDVKKCIQKMMVDNGEAMIYMEPEKPVTSRSADECVVALCDQWYLDYGEVNWKKQASECLKHLETFCEETRRNFEATLGWLQEHACSRTYGLGTRLPWDEQWLIESLSDSTIYMAYYTVAHLLQGGNLRGQGESPLGIRAHQMSKEVWDYIFFKAAPFPKTEIPREKLDKLKEEFEFWYPVDLRVSGKDLVPNHLSYYLYNHVAMWSDQREKWPVAVRANGHLLLNSEKMSKSTGNFLTLTQAVDKFSADGMRLALADAGDTVEDANFVEAMADAGILRLYTWVEWVKEMIANRDSLRGGPASTFNDRVFASEMNAGIMKTDQNYEKMMFKEALKTGFFEFQAAKDKYRELAIEGMHRELVFQFIEVQTLLLAPICPHLCEHIWSLLGKPGSIMRASWPAAGPVDEVLIRSSQYLMEAAHDLRLRLKNYLAPVKGKKSTKEPSQKPSHCTIYVAKSYPPWQHTTLSVLRKHYQVSGGQLPDNKVIASELNTLPELKKYMKKVMPFVAMIKENLEKNGSRVLDLELEFDERAVLMENIVYLTNSLELDHIEVKFASEAEDKIKEDCCPGKPFSTFRTEPSVSVFLVNPQPSNGHFSTKIEIRQGDNRETVIRRLMKMDRGIKDLSKVKLMRFDDPVLGPRRVPVLGKEEAEKTPILEQAVFHIDLGERHVRVTENGLTKDIGDTIVYLVH; encoded by the exons CCAAGGAAAGTACTTTGTTACCTTTCCTTATCCCTACATGAACGGCCGCCTTCACCTGGGACACACGTTTTCTTTATCTAAATGTGAG TTCGCAGTTGGGTACCAGAGGCTAAAGGGAAAGAACTGCTTGTTTCCATTTGGCCTGCACTGCACTGGGATGCCTATAAAG GCTTGTGCAGATAAGCTAAAAAGAGAAATGGAACTATATGGCTGCCCACCTGAATTTcctgatgaggaggaggaggaggaagaaaattctgctaaaaaagaagaagaaattatcatcaaagacaaagcaaaaggcaaaaag AGCAAGGCTGCTGCCAAGACTGGCTCCTCCAAGTACCAGTGGGGAATCATGAAGTCTTTGGGTCTCTCTGATGAAGAAGTCGTCAGTTTTTCTGAGGCTGAGCACTGGCTGGAGTATTTCCCTCCCCTTGCTGTCCAGGACCTGAAAAGCATGGGACTGAAG GTGGATTGGCGCCGTTCTTTCATCACCACAGATGTTAATCCTTATTATGATTCCTTTGTTCGATGGCAGTTTCTTAcattaaaggaaagaaataaaattaagtttggGAAACG ATACACAATTTATTCTCCAAAAGATGGACAGCCTTGCATGGATCATGACAGGCAAACAGGAGAG GGTGTTGGGCCTCAGGAATATACGCTAATAAAAATGAAGGTGTTGGATCCTTATCCTGCGAAATTAAG tggcttaagaggaaaaaatatcttcttgGTAGCTGCTACGCTCAGACCAGAGACCATGTTTGGACAGACCAACTGCTGGGTTCGCCCAGATATGAAGTACATCGGCTTTGAAACTGGGACCGGGGATATTTTTATCTGTACCCAAAGAGCTGCCAGGAATATGTCCTACCAGGGCTTTACAAAAGATAATGGAGTCGTACCTGTTGTCAAGGAGCTGATGGGAGAA GAGATTCTTGGCGCTGCGCTTTCGGCACCTCTCACCACCTACAGAGTTATATATGTTCTTCCCATGCTCACAATCAAGGAAGATAAAG GAACTGGAGTGGTAACAAGTGTTCCCTCTGATTCTCCGGATGACATTGCAGCCCTGagggatttgaaaaaaaaacag GCTATGAGGGTGAAGTATGGCATCAAAGATGAAATGGTCCTGCCATTTGAACCG GTGCCCATCATTGAGATCCCAGGCTATGGCAACCTTTGTGCTCAATCAGTCTGTGATGAACTCAAAATCCAGAGCCAGAATGACAGAGAGAAGCTTGCTGAGGCCAAGGAGAGAGTGTACCTGAAAGCATTTTATGAGGGA GTAATGTTGGTGGATGGATTCAAAGGACAAAAGGTTCAAGATGTCAAGAAATGTATTCAGAAGATGATGGTGGATAAT GGTGAAGCCATGATTTATATGGAGCCTGAGAAACCAGTTACATCAAGGTCCGCTGATGAATGTGTTGTGGCCCTTTGTGATCAGTG GTATTTAGATTATGGTGAAGTGAACTGGAAGAAACAGGCATCGGAGTGCTTGAAACATCTCGAGAC GTTTTGTGAAGAGACTAGGAGGAATTTTGAAGCTACTTTAGGTTGGCTACAAGAGCATGCATGCTCCCGGACGTATGGCTTAG GCACCCGGCTGCCCTGGGACGAGCAGTGGCTGATCGAGTCTCTCTCCGACTCGACTATCTACATGGCCTATTACACGGTGGCtcacctgctgcagggagggaaCCTGAGGGGCCAAGGAGAATCTCCTCTGGGCATCAG GGCACACCAAATGAGCAAAGAAGTTTGGGATTACATCTTCTTCAAGGCAGCTCCATTTCCTAAAACGGAGATTCCAAGAGAAAAGTTGGACAAGCTAAAGGAGGAGTTTGAGTTTTGGTATCCTGTGGATCTCAGAGTTTCTGGCAAAGATCTTGTTCCAAATCATCTGTCGTACTACCTCTATAACCACGTGGCTATGTGGTCAGATCAGAG AGAAAAATGGCCAGTAGCTGTGAGAGCAAATGGACATCTCCTCCTCAATTCTGAAAAG atgTCTAAATCTACAGGCAACTTTCTTACCCTAACTCAAGCTGTTGACAAGTTTTCAGCAGACG GCATGCGTTTAGCCTTGGCTGATGCTGGAGACACCGTTGAAGATGCCAACTTTGTGGAAGCCATGGCAGATGCTGGTATTCTTCGTCTCTACACATGGGTGGAGTGGGTGAAGGAGATGATTGCCAACAGAGACAGTCTGAGAGGTGGTCCCGCCAGCACCTTCAACGACAGAGTCTTTGCCAG tgaaatgaATGCAGGCATAATGAAGACAGACCAAAATTACGAGAAGATGATGTTTAAGGAAGCTCTGAAAACTGGCTTCTTTGAATTTCAG GCAGCAAAAGATAAATACCGTGAGCTGGCGATCGAAGGAATGCACCGAGAGCTGGTGTTTCAGTTCATTGAAGTTCAGACTCTGCTGCTGGCTCCTATCTGCCCCCACTTGTGTGAGCACATTTGGTCACTGCTGGGAAAG CCGGGTTCCATCATGAGAGCCTCGTGGCCGGCAGCAGGCCCTGTGGATGAGGTGTTAATCCGCTCCTCTCAGTACCTCATGGAGGCGGCCCACGACCTCCGACTCCGTCTCAAGAACTACCTGGCCCCTGTGAAAGGAAAG AAAAGTACTAAAGAACCTTCCCAGAAGCCCTCTCACTGTACCATCTACGTGGCAAAGAGCTACCCGCCTTGGCAGCACACCACCTTATCGGTTCTGCGCAAGCACTACCAG GTCAGTGGAGGTCAACTGCCAGATAATAAAGTAATTGCCAGTGAGCTTAACACCTTGCCAGAGCTGAAGAAGTATATGAAGAAAGTTATGCCCTTTGTTGCCATGATTAAG gaAAATTTGGAGAAGAATGGTTCACGTGTTCTTGATCTGGAGCTGGAATTTGATGAACGTGCAGTGCTCATGGAGAACATAGTCTATTTGACAAATTCCCTGGAG ctggATCACATTGAAGTGAAGTTTGCTTCTGAagcagaagataaaataaaagaagaCTGCTGTCCTGGAAAACCATTTTCCACATTCAGAACTGAG CCCAGCGTGTCTGTATTTTTGGTGAACCCTCAACCGTCAAATGGCCACTTCTCTACAAAAATTGAAATCAGGCAAGGAGACAACAGAGAGACGGTGATCAGGCGCTTAATGAAGATGGACAGGGGAATCAAAG ATCTCTCTAAAGTGAAGCTGATGCGGTTTGACGACCCCGTGCTCGGGCCACGCCGTGTTCCGGTCCTGGGCaaagaggaggcagagaagaCGCCAATTCTGGAGCAAGCCGTCTTCCACATCGACCTGGGCGAGAGGCACGTGCGCGTCACCGAGAATGGCCTGACCAAGGACATTGGTGACACAATTGTTTATCTAGTCCATTAA
- the LARS1 gene encoding leucine--tRNA ligase, cytoplasmic isoform X2: protein MNGRLHLGHTFSLSKCEFAVGYQRLKGKNCLFPFGLHCTGMPIKACADKLKREMELYGCPPEFPDEEEEEEENSAKKEEEIIIKDKAKGKKSKAAAKTGSSKYQWGIMKSLGLSDEEVVSFSEAEHWLEYFPPLAVQDLKSMGLKVDWRRSFITTDVNPYYDSFVRWQFLTLKERNKIKFGKRYTIYSPKDGQPCMDHDRQTGEGVGPQEYTLIKMKVLDPYPAKLSGLRGKNIFLVAATLRPETMFGQTNCWVRPDMKYIGFETGTGDIFICTQRAARNMSYQGFTKDNGVVPVVKELMGEEILGAALSAPLTTYRVIYVLPMLTIKEDKGTGVVTSVPSDSPDDIAALRDLKKKQAMRVKYGIKDEMVLPFEPVPIIEIPGYGNLCAQSVCDELKIQSQNDREKLAEAKERVYLKAFYEGVMLVDGFKGQKVQDVKKCIQKMMVDNGEAMIYMEPEKPVTSRSADECVVALCDQWYLDYGEVNWKKQASECLKHLETFCEETRRNFEATLGWLQEHACSRTYGLGTRLPWDEQWLIESLSDSTIYMAYYTVAHLLQGGNLRGQGESPLGIRAHQMSKEVWDYIFFKAAPFPKTEIPREKLDKLKEEFEFWYPVDLRVSGKDLVPNHLSYYLYNHVAMWSDQREKWPVAVRANGHLLLNSEKMSKSTGNFLTLTQAVDKFSADGMRLALADAGDTVEDANFVEAMADAGILRLYTWVEWVKEMIANRDSLRGGPASTFNDRVFASEMNAGIMKTDQNYEKMMFKEALKTGFFEFQAAKDKYRELAIEGMHRELVFQFIEVQTLLLAPICPHLCEHIWSLLGKPGSIMRASWPAAGPVDEVLIRSSQYLMEAAHDLRLRLKNYLAPVKGKKSTKEPSQKPSHCTIYVAKSYPPWQHTTLSVLRKHYQVSGGQLPDNKVIASELNTLPELKKYMKKVMPFVAMIKENLEKNGSRVLDLELEFDERAVLMENIVYLTNSLELDHIEVKFASEAEDKIKEDCCPGKPFSTFRTEPSVSVFLVNPQPSNGHFSTKIEIRQGDNRETVIRRLMKMDRGIKDLSKVKLMRFDDPVLGPRRVPVLGKEEAEKTPILEQAVFHIDLGERHVRVTENGLTKDIGDTIVYLVH from the exons ATGAACGGCCGCCTTCACCTGGGACACACGTTTTCTTTATCTAAATGTGAG TTCGCAGTTGGGTACCAGAGGCTAAAGGGAAAGAACTGCTTGTTTCCATTTGGCCTGCACTGCACTGGGATGCCTATAAAG GCTTGTGCAGATAAGCTAAAAAGAGAAATGGAACTATATGGCTGCCCACCTGAATTTcctgatgaggaggaggaggaggaagaaaattctgctaaaaaagaagaagaaattatcatcaaagacaaagcaaaaggcaaaaag AGCAAGGCTGCTGCCAAGACTGGCTCCTCCAAGTACCAGTGGGGAATCATGAAGTCTTTGGGTCTCTCTGATGAAGAAGTCGTCAGTTTTTCTGAGGCTGAGCACTGGCTGGAGTATTTCCCTCCCCTTGCTGTCCAGGACCTGAAAAGCATGGGACTGAAG GTGGATTGGCGCCGTTCTTTCATCACCACAGATGTTAATCCTTATTATGATTCCTTTGTTCGATGGCAGTTTCTTAcattaaaggaaagaaataaaattaagtttggGAAACG ATACACAATTTATTCTCCAAAAGATGGACAGCCTTGCATGGATCATGACAGGCAAACAGGAGAG GGTGTTGGGCCTCAGGAATATACGCTAATAAAAATGAAGGTGTTGGATCCTTATCCTGCGAAATTAAG tggcttaagaggaaaaaatatcttcttgGTAGCTGCTACGCTCAGACCAGAGACCATGTTTGGACAGACCAACTGCTGGGTTCGCCCAGATATGAAGTACATCGGCTTTGAAACTGGGACCGGGGATATTTTTATCTGTACCCAAAGAGCTGCCAGGAATATGTCCTACCAGGGCTTTACAAAAGATAATGGAGTCGTACCTGTTGTCAAGGAGCTGATGGGAGAA GAGATTCTTGGCGCTGCGCTTTCGGCACCTCTCACCACCTACAGAGTTATATATGTTCTTCCCATGCTCACAATCAAGGAAGATAAAG GAACTGGAGTGGTAACAAGTGTTCCCTCTGATTCTCCGGATGACATTGCAGCCCTGagggatttgaaaaaaaaacag GCTATGAGGGTGAAGTATGGCATCAAAGATGAAATGGTCCTGCCATTTGAACCG GTGCCCATCATTGAGATCCCAGGCTATGGCAACCTTTGTGCTCAATCAGTCTGTGATGAACTCAAAATCCAGAGCCAGAATGACAGAGAGAAGCTTGCTGAGGCCAAGGAGAGAGTGTACCTGAAAGCATTTTATGAGGGA GTAATGTTGGTGGATGGATTCAAAGGACAAAAGGTTCAAGATGTCAAGAAATGTATTCAGAAGATGATGGTGGATAAT GGTGAAGCCATGATTTATATGGAGCCTGAGAAACCAGTTACATCAAGGTCCGCTGATGAATGTGTTGTGGCCCTTTGTGATCAGTG GTATTTAGATTATGGTGAAGTGAACTGGAAGAAACAGGCATCGGAGTGCTTGAAACATCTCGAGAC GTTTTGTGAAGAGACTAGGAGGAATTTTGAAGCTACTTTAGGTTGGCTACAAGAGCATGCATGCTCCCGGACGTATGGCTTAG GCACCCGGCTGCCCTGGGACGAGCAGTGGCTGATCGAGTCTCTCTCCGACTCGACTATCTACATGGCCTATTACACGGTGGCtcacctgctgcagggagggaaCCTGAGGGGCCAAGGAGAATCTCCTCTGGGCATCAG GGCACACCAAATGAGCAAAGAAGTTTGGGATTACATCTTCTTCAAGGCAGCTCCATTTCCTAAAACGGAGATTCCAAGAGAAAAGTTGGACAAGCTAAAGGAGGAGTTTGAGTTTTGGTATCCTGTGGATCTCAGAGTTTCTGGCAAAGATCTTGTTCCAAATCATCTGTCGTACTACCTCTATAACCACGTGGCTATGTGGTCAGATCAGAG AGAAAAATGGCCAGTAGCTGTGAGAGCAAATGGACATCTCCTCCTCAATTCTGAAAAG atgTCTAAATCTACAGGCAACTTTCTTACCCTAACTCAAGCTGTTGACAAGTTTTCAGCAGACG GCATGCGTTTAGCCTTGGCTGATGCTGGAGACACCGTTGAAGATGCCAACTTTGTGGAAGCCATGGCAGATGCTGGTATTCTTCGTCTCTACACATGGGTGGAGTGGGTGAAGGAGATGATTGCCAACAGAGACAGTCTGAGAGGTGGTCCCGCCAGCACCTTCAACGACAGAGTCTTTGCCAG tgaaatgaATGCAGGCATAATGAAGACAGACCAAAATTACGAGAAGATGATGTTTAAGGAAGCTCTGAAAACTGGCTTCTTTGAATTTCAG GCAGCAAAAGATAAATACCGTGAGCTGGCGATCGAAGGAATGCACCGAGAGCTGGTGTTTCAGTTCATTGAAGTTCAGACTCTGCTGCTGGCTCCTATCTGCCCCCACTTGTGTGAGCACATTTGGTCACTGCTGGGAAAG CCGGGTTCCATCATGAGAGCCTCGTGGCCGGCAGCAGGCCCTGTGGATGAGGTGTTAATCCGCTCCTCTCAGTACCTCATGGAGGCGGCCCACGACCTCCGACTCCGTCTCAAGAACTACCTGGCCCCTGTGAAAGGAAAG AAAAGTACTAAAGAACCTTCCCAGAAGCCCTCTCACTGTACCATCTACGTGGCAAAGAGCTACCCGCCTTGGCAGCACACCACCTTATCGGTTCTGCGCAAGCACTACCAG GTCAGTGGAGGTCAACTGCCAGATAATAAAGTAATTGCCAGTGAGCTTAACACCTTGCCAGAGCTGAAGAAGTATATGAAGAAAGTTATGCCCTTTGTTGCCATGATTAAG gaAAATTTGGAGAAGAATGGTTCACGTGTTCTTGATCTGGAGCTGGAATTTGATGAACGTGCAGTGCTCATGGAGAACATAGTCTATTTGACAAATTCCCTGGAG ctggATCACATTGAAGTGAAGTTTGCTTCTGAagcagaagataaaataaaagaagaCTGCTGTCCTGGAAAACCATTTTCCACATTCAGAACTGAG CCCAGCGTGTCTGTATTTTTGGTGAACCCTCAACCGTCAAATGGCCACTTCTCTACAAAAATTGAAATCAGGCAAGGAGACAACAGAGAGACGGTGATCAGGCGCTTAATGAAGATGGACAGGGGAATCAAAG ATCTCTCTAAAGTGAAGCTGATGCGGTTTGACGACCCCGTGCTCGGGCCACGCCGTGTTCCGGTCCTGGGCaaagaggaggcagagaagaCGCCAATTCTGGAGCAAGCCGTCTTCCACATCGACCTGGGCGAGAGGCACGTGCGCGTCACCGAGAATGGCCTGACCAAGGACATTGGTGACACAATTGTTTATCTAGTCCATTAA